One genomic window of Phoenix dactylifera cultivar Barhee BC4 chromosome 6, palm_55x_up_171113_PBpolish2nd_filt_p, whole genome shotgun sequence includes the following:
- the LOC103710318 gene encoding probable small nuclear ribonucleoprotein G: protein MSRSGQPPDLKKYMDKKLQIKLNANRVIVGTLRGFDQFMNLVIDNTVEVNGNEKNDIGMVVIRGNSVVMIEALEPVGRTQ, encoded by the exons ATGAGTAGATCGGGCCAGCCACCGGATCTCAAGAA GTACATGGACAAGAAGCTTCAAA TCAAGCTGAACGCAAACCGGGTTATAGTTGGCACTCTTCGTGGATTTGACCAATTTATGAACCTGGTGATTGACAATACTGTGGAGGTTAACGGCAATGAGAAGAATGATATTGGAATGGTG GTTATCAGGGGGAACAGTGTAGTCATGATAGAAGCTCTGGAGCCAGTCGGCAGAACGCAATAG
- the LOC103710303 gene encoding mitochondrial substrate carrier family protein E isoform X2: MMHPIDTLKTRVQSQAVLTGTQAQKNILQMLQIVWRADGLGGFYRGITPGVTGSLATGATYFGVIESTKKWLEEVNPKLGGHWSHFIAGAVGDTLGSFVYVPCEVMKQRMQVQGIRKSWNSTVMKGNVSQKSGIQMYGYYTGMFQAGHSIWKEQGLKGLYAGYWSTLARDVPFAGLMVTFYEALKDLTEHGRQKFIPDADLHISSSFEGLLLGGLAGGFSAYLTTPLDVIKTRMQVQGSTMRYNGWLDAFRRIWADEGLNGMFKGSVPRIMWYVPASALTFMAVEFLRSHFNEKLDANVHEVSSLSIDTSSKIRKAA; this comes from the exons ATGATGCACCCAATTGACACTCTGAAAACACGAGTTCAAAGCCAGGCCGTGCTTACGGGTACTCAG GCCCAGAAGAACATACTGCAGATGCTCCAGATCGTCTGGCGTGCAGATGGTTTGGGAG GATTTTATAGAGGGATCACTCCAGGGGTAACTGGATCACTTGCAACAGGGGCCACATACTTTGGGGTAATAGAATCAACTAAGAAATGGTTGGAGGAAGTAAATCCTAAGCTTGGTGGTCACTGGTCTCACTTCATTGCAGGAGCAGTTG GGGATACACTTGGCTCTTTTGTTTATGTGCCATGTGAAGTCATGAAACAACGCATGCAAGTGCAAGGCATCAGAAAATCCTGGAATTCAACTGTGATGAAAGGAAATGTCTCTCAAAAATCTGGTATACAGATGTATGGTTATTATACAGGAATGTTTCAAGCAGGTCACTCAATTTGGAAGGAGCAAGGTCTGAAGGGATTATATGCTGG ATATTGGTCTACACTTGCAAGGGATGTGCCTTTTGCTGGACTGATG GTTACTTTTTATGAAGCGCTGAAAGATTTGACAGAGCATGGGAGGCAAAAATTTATACCTGATGCTGACTTGCATATCAGTAGTTCTTTTGAGGGACTGCTATTGGGAGGATTAGCTGGCG GATTTAGCGCATATCTCACCACTCCTTTGGATGTGATAAAAACAAGAATGCAAGTACAAGGGTCCACTATGAG GTACAATGGATGGCTGGATGCTTTTAGAAGGATATGGGCGGACGAGGGCTTGAACGGTATGTTCAAAGGCAGTGTCCCTAGAATAATGTGGTACGTCCCAGCCTCTGCCCTCACCTTTATGGCTGTGGAGTTCCTGAGGAGTCATTTCAATGAGAAATTGGATGCCAATGTCCATGAAGTCAGTAGCTTATCAATCGACACAAGCTCTAAAATTCGAAAAGCAGCTTGA
- the LOC103710303 gene encoding mitochondrial substrate carrier family protein E isoform X1 codes for MAASASSPQAVGDSRTALSKRPPNNFFVWREFVWGALAGAFGEGMMHPIDTLKTRVQSQAVLTGTQAQKNILQMLQIVWRADGLGGFYRGITPGVTGSLATGATYFGVIESTKKWLEEVNPKLGGHWSHFIAGAVGDTLGSFVYVPCEVMKQRMQVQGIRKSWNSTVMKGNVSQKSGIQMYGYYTGMFQAGHSIWKEQGLKGLYAGYWSTLARDVPFAGLMVTFYEALKDLTEHGRQKFIPDADLHISSSFEGLLLGGLAGGFSAYLTTPLDVIKTRMQVQGSTMRYNGWLDAFRRIWADEGLNGMFKGSVPRIMWYVPASALTFMAVEFLRSHFNEKLDANVHEVSSLSIDTSSKIRKAA; via the exons ATGGCGGCCTCGGCCTCTTCTCCGCAAGCAGTCGGGGATTCGAGGACTGCCCTCTCCAAACGCCCGCCCAATAACTTCTTCG TATGGAGAGAGTTTGTTTGGGGAGCACTTGCGGGAGCATTTGGCGAAGGCATGATGCACCCAATTGACACTCTGAAAACACGAGTTCAAAGCCAGGCCGTGCTTACGGGTACTCAG GCCCAGAAGAACATACTGCAGATGCTCCAGATCGTCTGGCGTGCAGATGGTTTGGGAG GATTTTATAGAGGGATCACTCCAGGGGTAACTGGATCACTTGCAACAGGGGCCACATACTTTGGGGTAATAGAATCAACTAAGAAATGGTTGGAGGAAGTAAATCCTAAGCTTGGTGGTCACTGGTCTCACTTCATTGCAGGAGCAGTTG GGGATACACTTGGCTCTTTTGTTTATGTGCCATGTGAAGTCATGAAACAACGCATGCAAGTGCAAGGCATCAGAAAATCCTGGAATTCAACTGTGATGAAAGGAAATGTCTCTCAAAAATCTGGTATACAGATGTATGGTTATTATACAGGAATGTTTCAAGCAGGTCACTCAATTTGGAAGGAGCAAGGTCTGAAGGGATTATATGCTGG ATATTGGTCTACACTTGCAAGGGATGTGCCTTTTGCTGGACTGATG GTTACTTTTTATGAAGCGCTGAAAGATTTGACAGAGCATGGGAGGCAAAAATTTATACCTGATGCTGACTTGCATATCAGTAGTTCTTTTGAGGGACTGCTATTGGGAGGATTAGCTGGCG GATTTAGCGCATATCTCACCACTCCTTTGGATGTGATAAAAACAAGAATGCAAGTACAAGGGTCCACTATGAG GTACAATGGATGGCTGGATGCTTTTAGAAGGATATGGGCGGACGAGGGCTTGAACGGTATGTTCAAAGGCAGTGTCCCTAGAATAATGTGGTACGTCCCAGCCTCTGCCCTCACCTTTATGGCTGTGGAGTTCCTGAGGAGTCATTTCAATGAGAAATTGGATGCCAATGTCCATGAAGTCAGTAGCTTATCAATCGACACAAGCTCTAAAATTCGAAAAGCAGCTTGA